The following coding sequences lie in one Arachis hypogaea cultivar Tifrunner chromosome 4, arahy.Tifrunner.gnm2.J5K5, whole genome shotgun sequence genomic window:
- the LOC112796698 gene encoding 14 kDa zinc-binding protein, with product MAALVPFSLLRKYSPFMLARPFIVKGCNLNFSKSVLPLPCRRLPFGARATHDEQAAAKAAAATADSGAPTIFDKIINKEIPSSIVYEDEKVLAFRDINPQAPVHVLVIPKVRDGLTELAKAEARHGEILGQLLYAARIVAEKEGILDGFRVVINSGPSACQSVYHLHLHVLGGRQMNWPPG from the exons ATGGCAGCACTGgttcctttctctcttcttag GAAATATTCACCATTCATGTTAGCAAGGCCTTTTATTGTGAAGGGGTGCAACCTCAATTTCTCCAAGTCTGTTCTTCCTCTCCCATGTCGCAG GTTGCCATTTGGTGCGAGGGCGACGCACGATGAACAAGCTGCAGCCAAAGCAGCTGCTGCTACTGCTGATAGTGGAGCTCCAACAAT ATTTGACAAGATAATCAATAAGGAAATCCCTTCCAGCATTGTGTATGAAGATGAAAAGGTCCTTGCATTTAGGGACATCAATCCACAGGCTCCAGTTCATGTTCTTGTCATTCCGAAAGTTAGAGACGGATTAACAGAACTCGCCAAG GCTGAGGCTAGACATGGAGAAATACTAGGTCAACTTCTATATGCTGCACGAATAGTAGCTGAGAAGGAGGGTATCCTTGATGGATTTCGTGTTGTCATAAACAGTGGTCCAAGTGCAT GTCAATCTGTGTATCATCTACACTTACATGTCCTTGGTGGGAGACAGATGAATTGGCCACCTGGTTGA
- the LOC112796701 gene encoding uncharacterized protein encodes MALPSAFQERLHHMDRTRCERLSLLQAEKELQANKSRVLASKLANIRATEQRCFLLDNKIASQNFNLLSLTSQIHNLEAKYDSLSQMFRSIQNEVDELEELREKRDRFYEAKMVEMKQFKEVADEFVVKCRRDVQGLRNRVNELRSSFIELKGNNQNSCNSEIAMAEKRRLELQAEKECVYRNLASNQQIKAQLQKQLQNILIKQTQEKRK; translated from the exons ATGGCGCTTCCATCCGCATTCCAGGAACGGCTCCACCACATGGACCGCACTCGATGTGAACGCCTCTCTCTCCTCCAG GCGGAGAAAGAGTTGCAAGCAAACAAGTCTCGCGTTTTGGCCTCCAAGCTCGCCAACATCAGAGCCACCGAACAGAGATGCTTCCTTCTCGATAACAAAATTGCTTCCCAGAACTTCAACCTTCTCTCTCTCACTTCTCAAATCCACAATCTCGAAGCCAAATACGATTCCCTCTCCCAAATGTTCAG GTCGATTCAGAACGAGGTGGATGAGCTTGAGGAGTTGCGGGAAAAGAGGGATAGGTTTTACGAAGCTAAGATGGTGGAAATGAAGCAATTCAAGGAGGTTGCTGACGAGTTTGTGGTGAAATGTCGAAGGGACGTTCAGGGTTTGAGGAATAGAGTAAATGAG TTGAGGTCATCTTTCATTGAACTGAAAGGTAACAACCAGAATTCATGTAATTCGGAGATAGCTATGGCAGAAAAGAGAAGGTTGGAACTGCAGGCTGAAAAGGAGTGTGTTTATAGAAACTTGGCCTCTAATCAGCAAATAAAAGCACAGTTGCAAAAGCAGCTTCAGAATATTTTGATTAAACAGACTCAAGAGAAGAGAAAGTGA
- the LOC112796697 gene encoding probable arabinosyltransferase ARAD1, which produces MPFYSKIMDEGAAASALASSAKAKTRKPKPSLISRIHAFFHAMNRKPLLKQTLITFSLFCVLYALFNAFFNPSLDADTTAATTTVRSAILAAAGGGGRGGSPPVKVYLYDLPHRFTYGVIQQHSLARGARAPHTVSSLKYPGHQHMAEWYLFSDLTRPDSERSGSPVVRVVDPEEADLFFVPFFSSLSLIVNPIRPAGSGPGPEKPAYSDEENQEALVEWLEAQEYWKRSNGRDHVIVASDPNAMYRVLDRVRNCVLLVADFGRLRPDQGSLVKDVVVPYSHRIRSYDGDVSVENRKTLLFFMGNRYRKEGGKIRDILFQVLEKEEDVIIKHGAQSRESRRAASQGMHTSKFCLHPAGDTPSACRLFDAIVSLCIPVIVSDNIELPFEDTIDYKKIALFVDTDSSIKPGYLVSKLRAVTPKRILKYQKELKEVKRYFEYEEPDGTVNEIWRQVSKKLPLIKLMINREKRLLKREADCSCICTNQTAFRTL; this is translated from the exons ATGCCGTTTTACTCCAAAATCATGGACGAAGGAGCAGCTGCTTCAGCATTAGCATCATCAGCAAAGGCCAAAACCAGAAAACCCAAACCCAGTCTCATCTCTCGAATCCACGCGTTCTTCCACGCCATGAACCGAAAACCACTCCTCAAACAAACCCTAATTACATTCTCTCTCTTCTGCGTCCTCTACGCGCTCTTCAACGCCTTCTTCAACCCTTCCCTCGACGCCGACACCACCGCCGCTACAACCACCGTGCGCTCCGCCATACTCGCCGCCGCCGGAGGTGGCGGCCGTGGTGGCTCCCCTCCCGTTAAAGTCTATTTGTACGATCTCCCACACAGGTTCACCTACGGCGTCATACAGCAACACTCGCTGGCGCGTGGTGCACGTGCTCCGCACACCGTCTCGTCGCTCAAGTACCCTGGCCACCAGCACATGGCGGAATGGTATCTATTCTCGGATCTTACCCGACCCGACTCGGAACGATCCGGATCGCCAGTTGTTCGCGTCGTGGACCCCGAGGAGGCGGACCTGTTCTTCGTTCCGTTTTTCTCTTCGTTGAGCTTGATTGTCAATCCTATTCGGCCCGCGGGCTCGGGCCCGGGCCCGGAGAAACCCGCGTACAGCGACGAGGAGAATCAGGAGGCGCTGGTGGAGTGGCTGGAGGCGCAGGAGTATTGGAAGAGGAGCAACGGAAGGGATCACGTGATCGTTGCTTCGGATCCGAACGCGATGTATCGGGTTTTGGATCGGGTCAGGAATTGCGTTCTGCTGGTTGCGGATTTCGGGAGGTTGAGGCCTGACCAGGGGTCGCTGGTGAAGGACGTGGTGGTTCCTTACTCACACCGTATACGGAGCTACGACGGTGACGTCAGCGTAGAGAATCGCAAGACGTTGCTGTTCTTCATGGGCAATCGGTATCGCAAAGAG GGAGGGAAAATTCGTGATATACTCTTTCAAGTTCTTGAAAAGGAAGAGGATGTCATAATAAAACATGGAGCACAATCCAGAGAGAGTAGACGGGCGGCTTCACAAGGCATGCACACATCGAAGTTCTGTTTACATCCTGCTGGAGATACTCCATCAGCCTGTCGACTCTTTGATGCTATAGTTAGCTTATGCATTCCAGTGATTGTCAGTGATAATATCGAGTTGCCTTTTGAAGATACTATAGACTATAAGAAGATTGCTTTATTTGTGGACACTGATTCTTCTATAAAGCCAGGATATTTGGTATCAAAGTTGAGAGCAGTGACCCCTAAGAGGATCCTTAAATATCAGAAAGAATTGAAAGAG GTGAAGCGATACTTTGAATATGAAGAACCAGATGGGACTGTTAATGAAATTTGGCGCCAAGTTTCCAAAAAGCTTCCCTTGATTAAACTGATGATTAACCGCGAGAAAAGGTTGTTAAAAAGGGAAGCTGACTGTTCTTGCATATGTACAAACCAGACCGCCTTTAGAACCTTATAG
- the LOC112796700 gene encoding uncharacterized protein codes for MAEELSLDLEELRHLHSIAKRPRTLSILSNEIRNLEKLSSEASSGKASQIPAPISTATRVPSEAAIHYSPLASFSWDQDNDKVKIYVSLEGVDESKIQSEFKPTSFDVKFHDILGKNYRCAIPKLHDEIVPEKCKILVKPTRVVITLVKASKGNWMDLHLKEDKLKPNLDKEKDPMAGIMDLMKNMYEEGDDEMKKTIAKAWTDARTGKTADPLSGYR; via the exons ATGGCGGAAGAGCTATCATTGGATTTGGAAGAGCTTCGTCACCTCCACAGCATCGCCAAAAGACCCCGAACCCTCTCTATCCTCTCCAACGAGATTCGCAACCTCGAGAAg TTATCATCAGAGGCGTCTTCTGGAAAGGCTTCGCAGATTCCAGCACCTATTTCAACCGCAACTAGGGTTCCATCCGAAGCCGCAATCCATTATTCTCCCCTTgcatccttcagttgggatcagGATAACGATAAAGTTAAG ATATATGTTTCTCTTGAGGGAGTTGATGAGAGTAAGATTCAGTCTGAGTTTAAGCCAACATCCTTTGATGTTAAGTTCCACGACATTCTAGGGAAGAACTACCGGTGTGCAATACCAAAATTGCACGATGAGATAGTGCCAGAGAAATGCAAGATTTTGGTCAAGCCTACAAGGGTGGTTATCACCCTGGTCAAGGCTTCCAAAGGAAATTGGATGGATTTGCACTTAAAAGAGGACAAG CTGAAGCCTAATTTGGATAAAGAGAAAGACCCAATGGCAGGAATCATGGATTTAATGAAG AATATGTACGAGGAAGGGGATGACGAGATGAAGAAAACAATTGCAAAAGCATGGACTGATGCAAGAACCGGCAAGACGGCTGACCCATTGAGTGGCTATCGTTGA